The following coding sequences are from one Shewanella violacea DSS12 window:
- a CDS encoding YigZ family protein, translating into MIDSYQIPSVDLVVEEEIKHSRFISFLFHCQSTDELKCVLTKVRAEYPGANHYCYAFVSAEPGNSMAIGSSDDGEPAGSAGRPMLATLQGSNVGEIGAIVVRYFGGTKLGVGGLVRAYSSGVRQGLIQLQTQLKQIRYPGLLECEYSQLQDVEYLLNLCDGVISDRCFTDKVLVTFELPKRYQDKLNTDLATMSQGKLKANFELE; encoded by the coding sequence TTGATTGATAGTTATCAGATCCCATCTGTCGACTTAGTCGTAGAAGAAGAGATAAAGCATAGCCGCTTTATCTCTTTTCTTTTTCACTGCCAGTCTACCGATGAGCTGAAGTGTGTACTCACTAAGGTTAGGGCGGAATATCCCGGAGCTAACCATTATTGCTATGCGTTTGTGAGTGCTGAACCTGGTAACAGCATGGCTATTGGTTCCAGCGATGATGGAGAGCCAGCCGGAAGTGCGGGGCGTCCCATGTTGGCCACTCTACAGGGTTCAAATGTGGGTGAGATAGGTGCCATAGTGGTGCGCTACTTCGGCGGGACTAAACTCGGAGTCGGTGGTTTAGTCAGGGCCTATAGTTCAGGTGTCAGACAAGGACTTATCCAGTTACAAACTCAGCTGAAACAGATCCGTTACCCGGGTCTATTGGAGTGTGAGTATAGCCAGCTTCAGGATGTAGAGTATCTGCTTAATTTGTGTGACGGTGTGATATCAGACCGATGCTTTACCGATAAGGTGCTGGTGACCTTTGAGCTTCCTAAGCGCTATCAAGACAAACTAAATACTGACTTAGCCACCATGAGCCAGGGCAAGTTAAAAGCTAATTTCGAGCTGGAGTGA
- a CDS encoding TrkH family potassium uptake protein produces MQYRTIIRITGLLMGLFSLSLLPPALVAVIYKDGGGTAFIQAFVLSLFLGFILWYPNRRHKKDLRTREGFLLVVLFWGVLGSIGAVPFIFSSQPDLSITDSFFESFSALTTTGATVIVGLDYLPKAILFYRHLLQWLGGMGIIVLAVAILPVLGIGGMQLYRAEMPGPVKDSKMTPRIAETAKALWYIYFLLTVACAFSYWVAGMNVFDAICHSFSTIAIGGFSTYDASIGHFDSPAINMVCVVFLLIAALNFSLHFAAFTRRGINLRVYFKDAEFKVLIIVQLVLTGICFATLYHTGIYDSPEETFDYALFQAVSISTTAGFGTESFHMWPLFLPMLLIFSSFIGGCGGSTAGGIKVMRMILLLKQGSRELKRLVHPRGMFSIRIGNKALPDRVIDAVWGFFSAYALVFVICMLALLAMGMDNISAFSATAACLNNLGPGLGEVASNYASINDGSKWILLLAMLFGRLEVFTLLVLFTPTFWRS; encoded by the coding sequence ATGCAATATAGAACGATAATAAGAATAACAGGTTTGCTTATGGGCTTGTTCTCCCTGTCTCTACTGCCGCCAGCTTTGGTGGCGGTGATCTATAAAGATGGTGGCGGAACTGCATTTATTCAGGCGTTTGTATTGAGTCTATTCCTAGGTTTCATACTCTGGTACCCCAATCGAAGGCACAAGAAAGATCTACGCACCCGCGAAGGCTTCCTCCTAGTAGTGCTTTTTTGGGGAGTGCTGGGTTCTATCGGTGCTGTACCATTTATTTTTTCCAGCCAGCCGGACTTATCTATTACAGATAGCTTCTTCGAGTCTTTTTCAGCCTTAACCACCACAGGTGCCACTGTGATCGTGGGCTTAGATTATCTACCTAAAGCCATACTCTTTTATCGGCATCTACTGCAATGGTTAGGAGGAATGGGGATCATTGTCTTGGCCGTCGCTATTCTGCCTGTACTCGGTATCGGAGGGATGCAGTTATATCGCGCCGAAATGCCCGGGCCGGTGAAAGATAGTAAGATGACCCCTAGGATAGCCGAGACTGCTAAGGCTTTATGGTATATCTATTTTTTACTGACCGTCGCCTGTGCTTTCTCTTACTGGGTGGCAGGAATGAATGTCTTCGATGCTATCTGCCACTCTTTCTCGACTATCGCAATTGGCGGTTTCTCTACCTATGATGCAAGTATCGGCCACTTCGATAGCCCGGCAATTAACATGGTCTGTGTGGTTTTCCTCTTGATTGCAGCGCTTAATTTCAGCCTGCATTTTGCTGCCTTTACCCGCCGCGGTATTAACCTCAGGGTTTATTTCAAAGACGCCGAGTTTAAGGTGCTGATTATAGTGCAGCTTGTGTTGACAGGGATCTGCTTCGCGACTCTGTATCACACGGGTATCTATGATTCACCGGAAGAGACCTTCGATTATGCCCTATTTCAGGCTGTGTCAATTTCGACAACTGCTGGATTCGGCACCGAGAGCTTCCACATGTGGCCGCTGTTTTTACCTATGTTACTTATCTTCTCCAGCTTTATCGGTGGCTGTGGTGGGTCCACAGCCGGTGGTATTAAGGTGATGCGGATGATCTTGTTACTCAAGCAGGGCTCCCGCGAGCTTAAACGTCTGGTACACCCAAGAGGCATGTTCTCGATTCGGATCGGTAATAAAGCTTTGCCTGACCGTGTCATAGATGCTGTGTGGGGATTTTTCTCTGCTTACGCCCTGGTTTTTGTTATCTGTATGCTGGCATTATTAGCAATGGGGATGGATAATATCAGTGCCTTTAGTGCCACAGCTGCTTGCTTAAATAACTTAGGCCCAGGCTTAGGTGAAGTGGCCAGCAACTATGCCAGCATCAATGATGGTTCTAAATGGATACTCTTGCTGGCTATGTTATTTGGTCGACTCGAAGTCTTTACACTTCTGGTCTTGTTTACGCCTACTTTTTGGCGGAGTTAA
- the hemG gene encoding menaquinone-dependent protoporphyrinogen IX dehydrogenase: MSNTLIIYSTVDGQTKAICELMQGISESAGDSVTLTSLEGAQGLNLSYFDKIMIGASIRYGKHRPELYQYINRHQAVLNAKKNAFFTVNVVARKPEKNTPETNPYMKKFLSLSLWQPQQLGVFAGKIDYPKYRFLDKTMIRFIMWMTKGPTDTSGTYDFTDWQRVEEFAKAFAGR, from the coding sequence ATGAGCAATACGTTAATTATCTACTCCACCGTTGATGGCCAAACAAAAGCAATCTGTGAGCTTATGCAGGGGATCAGCGAAAGTGCGGGTGATAGCGTGACTTTGACTTCATTGGAGGGGGCCCAAGGCTTAAACCTCTCTTACTTCGATAAGATCATGATTGGTGCCAGTATTCGTTACGGTAAGCACAGGCCTGAGCTTTATCAGTATATTAATCGTCACCAAGCCGTGCTCAATGCCAAGAAAAATGCCTTTTTTACTGTGAATGTTGTTGCCAGAAAGCCGGAGAAGAACACCCCGGAAACCAACCCTTATATGAAGAAGTTTCTATCGCTTTCTTTATGGCAACCTCAGCAGCTAGGCGTTTTTGCCGGAAAGATTGATTACCCTAAGTACCGCTTCTTAGATAAGACCATGATACGTTTCATCATGTGGATGACCAAAGGGCCGACGGATACCTCTGGCACCTATGATTTCACCGATTGGCAACGAGTCGAAGAGTTCGCTAAAGCTTTCGCTGGCAGATAA
- a CDS encoding ArsR/SmtB family transcription factor — MQKDIDVDAMVTNAENAAKWLKAIANPNRLMILCLLLDNELSVTQLNDTVPLSQSALSQHLAVLRTQDLVSTRKSSQMVYYTLKNSQVTEIISIMHKQFCA; from the coding sequence ATGCAAAAAGATATCGATGTAGATGCTATGGTGACCAACGCCGAGAATGCGGCTAAGTGGTTGAAGGCAATCGCCAACCCTAATCGATTGATGATCTTGTGCCTGCTACTGGATAATGAACTTAGTGTGACTCAGCTAAATGATACCGTTCCCCTCAGCCAATCGGCTCTGTCTCAGCATCTTGCTGTTTTAAGAACTCAAGACCTTGTATCTACTCGCAAGAGCTCCCAGATGGTGTATTACACACTAAAGAATTCACAGGTCACTGAAATCATATCGATCATGCATAAGCAGTTTTGCGCCTAA
- a CDS encoding TrkH family potassium uptake protein: protein MLNFRPLLFILGIFLSTLTVFMFIPLIFALIYGEETVGAFMISSLVTATVATACMHQGKSKQLNLNIRDMFLLTSLTWLIVSVFAAMPFTLYHGINYTDAFFETMSGITTTGSTVLSGLDSMDHSILIWRSLLQWLGGIGFIVMAVAVLPFLNVGGMRLFRTESSDWSDKAIPRTQDMAKNLFYIYILLTVLCGFAYHMAGMDWFQAINHAMTTLSTGGYSTSDSSMAAFSNNAHWVGIFFMAAGGLPMLMFVNCIQQRSLLVWNDAQVKGFLLFIFTVSSCLAFWLWSSREIEPIDAMRLASFNVVSVVTTTGYGLTDYTAWGALANVTFLFLMFAGSCSGSTSGGIKIFRFQIAIAIMREQLKQQFHPNGVFRQRYNNRPIGDDIVRSLVTFILLFMFVIIALSVILVMTGLDPTTSFTGAITAVTNVGPGLGDIIGPAGNFSSLPDVAKWALAIGMLLGRLEILTVAVLFHPGFWKY from the coding sequence ATGCTGAACTTTCGGCCACTACTCTTTATTTTAGGCATATTTCTGTCGACCCTGACGGTATTTATGTTTATCCCCTTAATCTTCGCGCTAATCTATGGCGAAGAAACCGTTGGCGCCTTCATGATCTCATCTCTGGTCACGGCCACGGTAGCCACAGCTTGTATGCACCAAGGAAAAAGCAAACAGCTTAACCTTAATATTCGTGACATGTTCCTACTGACCAGCCTCACTTGGCTGATAGTCAGTGTGTTTGCGGCAATGCCCTTCACCCTCTATCACGGCATCAATTATACCGATGCCTTCTTCGAGACCATGTCGGGAATTACCACCACAGGCTCTACTGTCTTATCAGGCTTAGACAGTATGGATCACAGCATATTGATCTGGCGTTCCCTATTACAATGGCTGGGCGGTATTGGTTTTATCGTGATGGCAGTAGCTGTACTACCGTTTCTTAATGTCGGTGGTATGCGGCTGTTTAGAACCGAATCATCCGACTGGAGTGATAAGGCGATTCCCCGCACCCAAGACATGGCCAAGAACCTATTCTATATCTATATCTTACTCACGGTACTCTGTGGTTTTGCTTACCATATGGCAGGCATGGACTGGTTTCAGGCGATCAATCACGCCATGACGACCCTCTCCACTGGTGGCTACTCCACTTCCGATAGCTCCATGGCAGCCTTCTCAAATAATGCCCATTGGGTCGGCATCTTTTTCATGGCAGCCGGCGGCTTACCTATGCTGATGTTCGTCAACTGTATCCAGCAGAGATCTCTGCTGGTATGGAACGATGCCCAGGTTAAAGGCTTCCTGCTATTCATCTTTACAGTGTCATCTTGCCTAGCGTTCTGGCTCTGGAGTAGTCGCGAGATAGAACCCATAGATGCCATGCGTCTCGCCAGTTTTAACGTAGTCTCAGTGGTCACCACTACAGGTTATGGACTGACTGATTACACCGCCTGGGGCGCACTTGCCAACGTTACCTTCCTATTCTTAATGTTCGCCGGTAGCTGCTCAGGCTCGACCTCAGGTGGCATCAAGATCTTCCGTTTTCAGATTGCTATCGCCATCATGCGTGAGCAACTTAAACAGCAATTCCACCCTAACGGCGTGTTTAGGCAAAGATATAATAACCGGCCCATAGGTGATGATATAGTTCGATCCCTAGTGACCTTTATCCTCTTGTTCATGTTCGTGATAATCGCACTTTCGGTCATATTAGTCATGACGGGACTCGATCCCACCACTAGTTTTACCGGCGCAATAACTGCGGTAACTAACGTAGGTCCAGGACTAGGTGACATCATAGGCCCAGCAGGTAATTTCTCTAGTTTACCCGACGTGGCTAAGTGGGCACTGGCAATTGGTATGTTGTTGGGACGTTTGGAAATACTGACGGTAGCCGTACTGTTCCATCCAGGCTTCTGGAAGTATTAG
- the trkA gene encoding Trk system potassium transporter TrkA: MKIIILGAGQVGGTLAENLVGENNDITIVDNDKNRLRSLQDKYDLRVVVGHGAHPDVLKEAGAEDADMLIAVTNSDECNMAACQIAYTLFGTPTKIARIRSEQYLALKDKLFLSSETKQSDNRTRGGFIIDELIAPEQLVTSYIRRLVEYPGALQVLEFAEGRLSLVAVKAYYGGPLVGNALATLREHMPNIDTRVAAIFRQGRPIMPRGTTIIEADDEVFFLADSRHVRAVMSEMQKLDNSYRNIMIAGGGNIGMGLAKQLQRNHSVKLIEHRQERAEELSERLENTTVFCGDASDQELLLEENIDQTDVFIAVTNDDEANIMAALLAKRMGAKKVMVLIQREAYVDIVQEANIDIAISPQQATISALLTHIRQGDICNVYSLRRGAAEAIEAIAHGDSKTSKVVGKKIGDIKLPPGTTIGAIVRDEEVLMAHDKTVIEQGDHVILFLVNKKFIGEVEKLFQPSAFFF, from the coding sequence ATGAAGATTATCATTTTGGGTGCCGGTCAGGTGGGCGGAACACTGGCTGAAAACTTAGTCGGTGAGAACAACGACATTACTATCGTGGATAACGATAAGAATCGATTACGCTCATTACAGGATAAGTATGATCTACGAGTCGTAGTCGGCCATGGTGCACACCCAGATGTACTCAAGGAAGCGGGTGCCGAGGATGCCGATATGCTGATCGCTGTGACCAACAGCGATGAGTGTAATATGGCGGCCTGTCAGATCGCTTATACCCTGTTTGGCACACCGACTAAGATTGCCCGGATCCGCTCTGAGCAATACTTAGCGCTTAAAGATAAGTTGTTTCTCAGCAGTGAAACCAAACAGAGTGATAATCGAACCCGAGGTGGATTCATTATTGATGAACTAATTGCTCCAGAGCAATTAGTTACCTCCTATATTCGCCGTCTGGTGGAATACCCTGGCGCCTTGCAGGTATTAGAATTTGCCGAGGGCCGTCTAAGCTTAGTCGCGGTGAAAGCCTATTACGGTGGTCCCTTGGTGGGTAATGCCCTCGCCACTCTGCGCGAACATATGCCTAATATCGATACTCGAGTTGCAGCTATCTTCAGGCAAGGCCGCCCAATCATGCCACGCGGAACCACTATCATAGAAGCCGATGACGAAGTCTTCTTTCTTGCCGATAGTCGTCATGTACGTGCTGTGATGAGTGAAATGCAAAAACTGGATAACTCCTACCGTAATATCATGATTGCCGGTGGTGGTAATATCGGCATGGGACTCGCCAAACAGCTACAGCGCAACCACTCGGTTAAGCTTATCGAGCATAGACAAGAGCGTGCCGAGGAGCTTTCCGAGCGATTGGAAAATACTACAGTATTTTGTGGTGATGCCTCAGATCAAGAACTCCTGCTCGAAGAAAATATCGATCAGACCGATGTATTTATTGCCGTCACCAACGATGATGAAGCCAATATTATGGCCGCACTGCTCGCTAAGCGCATGGGTGCCAAGAAGGTAATGGTGCTGATCCAGCGTGAGGCTTATGTGGATATCGTGCAGGAAGCCAATATCGATATCGCCATATCCCCACAGCAAGCCACCATCTCAGCTCTTCTGACCCATATCCGTCAGGGCGACATCTGTAACGTCTACTCCCTACGCCGTGGAGCCGCCGAGGCCATTGAAGCAATCGCACACGGTGATTCCAAGACCTCTAAGGTAGTAGGTAAGAAGATAGGCGATATTAAACTGCCGCCGGGTACCACTATCGGTGCCATAGTCCGAGATGAAGAGGTGCTGATGGCTCATGACAAGACAGTCATAGAGCAAGGCGACCATGTCATCCTCTTCTTGGTAAACAAGAAATTTATCGGTGAAGTAGAGAAACTCTTCCAACCGAGTGCATTCTTCTTTTAA
- the rsmB gene encoding 16S rRNA (cytosine(967)-C(5))-methyltransferase RsmB, whose protein sequence is MNLRALAAKVAFQVLEKGISLSVALPDQQKHLESGKDKALLAELSYGVMRHLPQLDKLVSDCMSKPLKGKQRIVHQLLLIGCYQLYFTRIPSHAAISETAEACRQLKFEGLVKVVNGVLRNIQRQEKPLPTDNDTLAFNTPSWIVKRLKAAYPENWQEVIEQSHQRPPMWLRNNKRSQTRDEYLAALAEIDIPASAGKSSDAILLESPRDVAQLPGFDQGAASVQDGAAQWAATLLAPKDGELVLDACAAPGGKTCHLLELANIQLVAVDFDEKRLERVQQNLDRLSLDAKLVHGDAADIDSWWQGDKFDRILLDAPCSATGVIRRHPDIKWLRKQSDIDELAALQSKILDHCWQWLKPGGTLLYATCSILPQENEQQIRSFLERADDATLIPISEQPHPDDIGWQITPGTENMDGFYYARLVKG, encoded by the coding sequence ATGAACTTGCGCGCACTGGCGGCAAAAGTCGCATTTCAGGTTCTTGAGAAAGGAATCTCGTTATCCGTTGCCCTTCCAGATCAACAGAAACACCTAGAGAGTGGTAAAGATAAGGCCCTACTTGCAGAGCTTAGCTACGGCGTGATGCGCCACCTGCCCCAGCTGGATAAGCTGGTCAGCGACTGCATGAGTAAGCCATTAAAAGGCAAGCAGAGAATCGTTCACCAACTGCTGCTTATAGGTTGCTATCAACTCTACTTTACCCGAATTCCTAGTCATGCCGCGATTTCAGAAACAGCTGAAGCCTGCCGACAGCTTAAATTTGAAGGTCTGGTGAAAGTCGTTAATGGTGTACTGCGTAACATTCAGCGTCAGGAAAAACCACTACCCACAGATAACGATACCTTAGCCTTCAACACTCCAAGCTGGATTGTTAAGCGCCTTAAAGCCGCTTACCCTGAAAACTGGCAAGAGGTTATCGAACAGAGTCACCAACGTCCACCAATGTGGCTACGTAATAATAAACGCTCACAGACTCGAGATGAGTATCTTGCCGCCTTAGCCGAAATAGACATACCTGCATCCGCCGGCAAGAGTAGCGATGCTATCTTACTCGAGAGCCCGAGAGATGTAGCACAGCTGCCAGGTTTTGACCAAGGCGCAGCCTCGGTTCAAGATGGTGCCGCTCAATGGGCTGCCACGTTACTGGCACCTAAAGATGGTGAGCTAGTACTCGATGCTTGTGCCGCGCCCGGTGGTAAGACTTGCCATCTATTAGAGCTGGCAAACATCCAATTGGTCGCCGTAGATTTCGATGAAAAGCGTCTCGAGCGTGTGCAACAGAACTTAGATCGTCTATCACTCGATGCCAAGCTAGTTCATGGCGACGCTGCCGATATAGATTCCTGGTGGCAAGGTGACAAGTTCGATCGCATTTTACTCGACGCCCCTTGTTCGGCAACGGGTGTAATACGTCGTCATCCAGATATAAAGTGGCTAAGAAAACAATCCGATATTGATGAGCTTGCCGCACTTCAAAGCAAAATTTTAGATCATTGCTGGCAGTGGCTTAAGCCAGGTGGCACACTCCTGTATGCAACTTGTTCGATTCTCCCCCAAGAGAATGAACAGCAGATCCGCTCATTTTTAGAAAGAGCCGATGACGCCACACTCATTCCTATCAGTGAACAGCCCCATCCAGACGATATTGGCTGGCAGATCACACCGGGAACAGAGAATATGGACGGCTTCTATTACGCTCGGCTAGTAAAGGGATAA
- the fmt gene encoding methionyl-tRNA formyltransferase produces MKPLNIVFAGTPDFAARHLQALIDSEHNVIGVYSQPDRPAGRGKKLQASPVKILALEHDIPVYQPKSLRDEAAQQELSGLNADLMVVVAYGLILPQVVLDTPRLGCINVHGSILPRWRGAAPIQRALWAGDKETGITIMQMDIGLDTGDMLLKTQLTIQDDDTSGSLYDKLALQGPDALIQALTGLAKGELQAEKQDETLANYAKKLSKEEAELDWNKPALQLWREIRAFNPWPISHFSHNDASIKIRQAKVSESISDAPAGTIISADKNGIEIATGEGVLSLQNMQLPGKKPLSVGDILNSRGDWFTPGTRLKNKEAS; encoded by the coding sequence TTGAAACCATTAAATATCGTTTTTGCCGGTACTCCGGACTTCGCTGCTCGCCACCTGCAAGCACTAATAGACTCTGAACATAATGTTATTGGTGTCTATTCTCAGCCTGATCGCCCAGCAGGAAGAGGAAAAAAATTACAAGCGAGTCCAGTAAAAATCTTAGCGCTGGAACATGACATTCCTGTTTATCAGCCTAAGTCCTTACGTGATGAAGCGGCCCAGCAGGAACTCAGCGGCTTAAATGCTGACCTTATGGTTGTCGTCGCCTACGGTTTAATCTTGCCACAAGTAGTTTTGGATACCCCAAGACTCGGCTGTATCAATGTCCATGGCTCAATTCTTCCTCGCTGGCGCGGCGCCGCGCCGATACAAAGAGCACTCTGGGCCGGCGATAAAGAAACAGGTATCACCATAATGCAGATGGACATAGGTCTGGATACCGGTGACATGCTACTCAAGACTCAGCTTACTATCCAAGATGATGACACCTCTGGGAGCCTCTATGACAAATTGGCACTACAAGGACCAGATGCGCTAATTCAAGCATTAACTGGTCTGGCAAAGGGTGAACTCCAAGCCGAGAAGCAAGATGAAACTCTGGCGAACTACGCCAAGAAGCTAAGTAAAGAGGAAGCAGAGCTGGATTGGAATAAACCTGCACTGCAACTTTGGCGCGAAATACGCGCCTTTAATCCTTGGCCTATTAGCCACTTCAGTCACAATGACGCCAGTATCAAGATCAGACAAGCTAAAGTCAGTGAATCTATTAGCGATGCACCGGCAGGCACCATCATCTCAGCCGACAAGAACGGCATAGAGATAGCAACAGGTGAAGGCGTGCTGAGTTTGCAAAATATGCAGTTACCGGGTAAGAAACCCTTGAGTGTCGGTGACATTCTCAATTCTCGCGGTGATTGGTTTACCCCAGGCACACGCTTAAAAAACAAAGAGGCTAGTTAA